A single genomic interval of Cucumis sativus cultivar 9930 chromosome 7, Cucumber_9930_V3, whole genome shotgun sequence harbors:
- the LOC105436201 gene encoding transcription repressor OFP14, whose amino-acid sequence MPKKLQKSLQDYLSKIKKPTPQLQFPNPQTFSSSKSWILHGCKHPKTLSFAIDRKQVDAVGNKEDAAATLADIDRFLFENFRSLYLKDDGDFSDRKVVGGGGGGGGRDCKNHRGRVVSPESPVDSYGGSHRFFFSPDLSGSDLPDDSHTESSENAGSSSSSLIGEDRGKDLKLPSDCIAILRKSPNPSEEFRRSMQEMMDAHLKQHEKVDWEFMEELLFCYLNLNEKKSYKYILNAFVDLIVILRQKAEEAPAKPRTVRSVRMVRRMI is encoded by the coding sequence ATGCccaaaaaattgcaaaaatcgCTTCAAGATTACCTCTCGAAGATCAAAAAGCCAACGCCTCAGCTTCAGTTTCCTAATCCACAAACTTTTTCCTCATCAAAAAGTTGGATTCTCCATGGTTGTAAGCATCCAAAAACGCTTTCCTTCGCCATCGATCGGAAGCAAGTCGACGCCGTCGGTAACAAAGAAGACGCCGCTGCTACGCTTGCCGATATCGACCGATTTCTCTTCGAGAATTTCCGGTCGTTGTACCTGAAAGATGATGGAGATTTCAGCGACAGGAAAGTAgtaggaggaggaggaggaggaggaggtcGAGATTGCAAGAATCACAGAGGACGAGTGGTTTCACCTGAATCGCCGGTTGATTCATACGGTGGATCTCACCGATTCTTCTTCTCCCCTGACTTATCTGGATCTGATCTTCCGGACGATTCTCACACAGAATCGTCAGAAAATGCAGGATCgagttcttcttctttgatcGGTGAAGATCGGGGAAAGGATCTGAAACTTCCGAGCGATTGCATCGCGATTTTGAGGAAGTCGCCGAATCCGTCAGAGGAATTTCGTCGATCGATGCAAGAGATGATGGATGCTCATTTGAAACAGCATGAGAAAGTGGATTGGGAGTTTATGGAAGAGCTTCTGTTCTGTTATCTAAATTTGAACGAAAAAAAATCGTACAAATATATACTGAATGCGTTCGTTGATTTGATAGTGATTTTGCGGCAGAAGGCAGAGGAGGCGCCGGCGAAGCCACGGACGGTGAGAAGCGTGAGAATGGTGAGGAGAATGATATGA